From a region of the Tursiops truncatus isolate mTurTru1 chromosome 2, mTurTru1.mat.Y, whole genome shotgun sequence genome:
- the LOC117311132 gene encoding cysteine-rich PDZ-binding protein, giving the protein MVCEKCEKKLGTVITPDTWKDGARNTTESGGRKLNENKALTSKKARFDPYGKNKFSTCRICKSSVHQPGSHYCQGCAYKKGICSMCGKKVLDTKNYKQTSV; this is encoded by the coding sequence ATGGTGTGcgaaaaatgtgaaaagaaacttGGTACTGTTATCACTCCAGATACATGGAAAGATGGTGCAAGGAATACCACAGAAAGTGGTGGAAGAAAgctgaatgaaaataaagcttTGACCTCAAAAAAAGCAAGATTTGATCCATATGGAAAGAATAAGTTCTCCACTTGCAGAATTTGTAAAAGTTCTGTGCACCAGCCAGGTTCTCATTACTGCCAGGGCTGTGCCTACAAAAAGGGCATCTGCTCTATGTGTGGAAAAAAGGTTTTGGATACCAAAAACTACAAGCAAACGTCTGTCTAG